A segment of the Parasphingopyxis algicola genome:
GATAAAGACGATGCAGGTCCCGTCGTCGCGCCGTTCGACGACATGCGCGTCCCAGATCTTTTCGTACAGCGTGCGGGGCGTATCGTTCATACGCCTCTCCTAACGGGATTCGTCCCGGCTGCAAAAGAAGGATTTCTTTGTCTGCCCAAGCAGCGAACGTCTGGGCTGGAAAGCGGCGCCGCGCTCGGCGCGCCGCGTCAATCGCGCGGATCGAGCGCGGCCCAGGTCAGCGGGCCGACAATTCCGTCGGGCACGAGATCATGTTCACGCTGAAACTCCCGGACCGCGGCCTCGGTCAGCGGCCCGAATATGCCGTCCGGTTCGAGCCCGAGGATGGTCTGCAGCGCTTCGACGGGCGCGCCGCGGCTCCCGCGCCGCACGGTCGGATGGTCGTGCGCATCCGCCGCCGGGATCAAGGATGGCGGCGCGGCCAGCCCGGCCAAGATAGCCGCCACGTCGCGGCGGAACGGATCCATATCGAAGCTCGGATCGGGCTTGCGGCCCCTAGGCAGCGCATATTCCTTGTGGCCGCAGCACCAGCTCGCATCGGCGCCGATCTTGCGCAGGATGGCGGCCACGCCCCGCCGATAGGCATCGATCTGCACGGCGGGCCAGGGATCGGACGCGATACCGCGATTTTCGGCTTCTATCCCGATGAAACTCCGATTGCCGCTCGTCACCCCTTGCCATTTCCCCCGCCCCGCATGATTGGCCCGGCCGGCGGCGATCACGAAATAGGTGCCGTCGCGCCCGAGGCCGAGCTGGGAAAGCGGGCCGGCCAAATCCCGCCGGCCATGGGTGATTACATTCAGGCTCGGCATGACGCCGCGCGCCGGACCGGCCGTGTGATGACACATGACGCCCCGGATCCGCCCGACATCGCCGCGGCCGCGCGTCCGCCAGCCCGTCTGTTCCGCAACCTTCAGCCCGGCATCTTCGAGCGTTTCGGCCAGCCAGGTCAGCGTATAGGACATTGCAGGCTCCCGTGTCTAAGTATCGGTAGCGCCTGAGAGACGGCCGCGATCATGATGTCGCCGCCGTACCGGTTCGGTCGCCATCGTCGGGTTCTTCCACTCCGCCGACGGCTATCGGCAGGTCTCGATCCGCCGTCGCCCGTTCCTCATCCACCGGTTCGTCGCACAGGCAGGCGTCGATCTCGTCGTCGGCCCGGTCCGCCTCTCCGTCGATGTCTCCGTCCGGAGCGCCTGCCGTCGGCAGTCGGGACTCCGAAGGTGATGGAACCGCCGGACGCGGTGGCACCGGCAGGGCCGGCAGAACGGCCGGAGCGGGGGACGATGTCGGCGTCAGCCCGCTATTGGGCGGTGCGCCGGTCCGGGCATTGCCGAAGCTCGCCTTGCCGAGCAGATCGGGCACCAGGCGTTCGAGGAAACCGGCGATGAAACCGACGACCGTGACGACCCGCCAGTCATAATTGTCGGCGTCGAGAGTCAGCGAACCGTCGCCGAACTGGAGAATGCTCACGGTATCGGTCTGGAACAGGCAGACCAGCAGCGCCGCGGCGATGGCCCCGATCACGATCCGCAATATGGCATCGGACGCATTGTCGCGCATCTGCAGATTGGTGAGGATCGTCCGGCTGCGCAAACCGATGGCGATCGAGAAGAAGGCGCCGAGCGCGCCCGTCCCGGTCGCGAACAGCAGCGGATCGGCGGTTGGCGCTGCGATCGCCGAGGACAGTATGAGCGCCAGCAGGATCACGGCGAGGACGGTGCCCGCGCCGATCAGCATATAGTAGAAGCGCGCCCAGGAGGTTCGCTCGGCGATGATATCGTCCTTGATCGTCGCGAGCAGCGCAGCGGCGTTTTCGATACTTCCCTCGATACCCATTACCAGCGCGTCGGATACCCGCCGGTCGAACCGGATCGCCTTGGAGTGGAAGCTCAGATACTTGCTGCCGTGCCAGCCGTCGATCAGACCGCGGACCTCGCCGCGCAACGGGCTGAGCGGCGCGATCTTGTCGCGCTGCCGGCGATTGTCTTCATCGTCATCGGCAAAATGGACGAGCACCCGCTGGTCGGTGCGATAGATCGCGTAATGCGGCGGATTCCTGACATAGACGGCCCTGATGTCCGCGCCCGTGCTGTCGCGCCCGTCCAGCGCGATCTCCGCTACCTTCATTGCAAGACTGCTCCCCTCCGCGATCGGCCCGGCGGGCTCAGGCTGACGCCGGCCGAATTTCGCTATTCCTTTACCATCGCACGGCGCAGGACATGCGATCAGTCGAGACCGGAATGGAGGATTTGCGGCCGGGGCGCCGCCACGGGCAGCGCCGGCTTCGCGGAACGAGCGCGTTTCTTCGCGAGGCGGCGAACTGCTCCTGATCGGACGAGACTCGGCCCGGCGCAAAGCTGATTCGCTTCGTCGCGAATGCGGGCCGATCGGCTATCCTTCGCCACAATTCGGGCCAAGACGGGCGGCCATCTGCAATGTGTTGAGTAGGATCGCCCCAAAATGAAGACCATAGCCCCGATCATCGCCTTCGCCGCCGCGCCGCTTGCCGCCGTTCCGGCGCAGGCCCAGAGCATACCTTTCGTACCGGATATCTATATGGGGCTCGAAGCGGGCACCGGCGAACGCAGCGCCAGCCGTTTCGGCGAACCGGGCGATATCGTCGCAAGCGACGAGAGCAACGGCGTCGATTACGGCGCCTTTGTCGGCGTCGAGCTGCCCGCCTTCCCGCTCGGCTATATGGCCGTCGAGGCCAATGTCGGCGATTCGACCGGCGAGACGACGGCACTCGTGCGCGATGGCGCGACCGACCGCGAGGTCACGACCCAGGCGCGGTTCAACTGGAGCGCGACGGCGCGGCTCGGCCTGGCGCCCCTGCCCGGCTTCGCGGCATACGGCATCGCCGGCTATGGCGGCGAGCAGATCGACATTACGGTCACCGATGTTGCGACCGGGACGCAGTTCGAGCGCGACGATTCGATGGACGGGATCATCTACGGCCTCGGCGCGCGCTACATGGTGGGCACCGATGTCGGTATCCGCGCCGAATATCGCCATCGCGAAGCGAGCGGCGCCTATGACCCCGAACAGTTCATGATCGGCGCCTTCGTCAGCTTCTAGGGAAGTCGCTGCTCACGCCGCGGCACTCTCCACCTCTTCGCGATGCTGGCGGCGGATCGCGGCCTGATCCGACGAGCGCGTATCGGTAAGCAGGATATCGACTTCGCGCTTGTCGTCGGTGATCGCCGCGTCCGTATAGTCGAACCGCGCGGGATCGGTGATGATCCGCTTCATCATCCGTCGCAGCCGGACATAGGTCTTCGCCACGGCGAGGGTGATGTACAGGTTTTTCGCGACATATTTGGGATAGAAGATCAACGGATTTTCGATTCGATAGCCAGGCCGCCGCTGTTTGCGCCGGTAGATGCGCATATAGCCCGATTCGAATTTCGCGACGCCCGTGATGCGGACCGCCTCACGATAGGCGGTCAGCCGGTTGACCGTCATCTTCTTCTGGTTCGATCCGAGCGCCGCCATGCGTCGGATCACGGTTTCCATATGCTCCCAGCTGTAGAAGCTGCGATGGGCGTCGACATAGGCGCGCTCCCACTCATCGTCCGACATCTTCGGATGATGGGTAACGCGGTGGTTGAGATCGTACTTGTTGAGATCGGGATCCATCCACTGGCCCGCCTCGTAAGCCAGTTTGTGATCTTCGCTGCCCGGCAGCGGCGTCAGATAGTTGAGATAAATCGAATCGATCGGCAGCTCGCTCTTGAGCACCGCGATATCGCGCTGGATGGACTCGTACGTATCGTTGGGAAAGCCGATGATATAGCCGCAGATGATATAGACCGGGTGCTGTTTCCACATGAGAAACATCTCGCGATATTCCTCGACCCGGTTCTGGCGTTTCTTGGCGGCTTCGAGATTGTCGGCGTTGACATTTTCGAGCCCGACGAAAATCTCGTTGACGCCCATCTTCACGCATTTCTCGATAAAGTTCGGGATGCGGTGGGCGAGCGTATCGACCTGGATCACCAGTTTGATCGCGAAGCCCTTTTCGCGCAGTTCGATCAGGCGGTCGGCGAAGCTCTCCCAATTCCTGTTGCGCGCGAAATTGTCGTCGGTGAGTACGAAGCGGGTGATGCCCTCGGCGGCATTGACCCGGATGATCTTCTCGAGATCGTCCGCAGTGCGGAACCGGCTCTTGCGGCCTTGGACGTTGATGATCGTGCAGAAGGAGCATTCGAACGGGCAGCCGCGCCCGAGATCGAAGCTCGAAAATCCGTTGGTGTTGTGTTCGACCTGTTCGCGCGGGAGAAACGGGATCGGCGCGCCGGCGATATTGGGCGTATCGTCGAGCCAGTCGTAAATCGGTTTGAGTTCGCCCGCATAGGCATCCCGCAGCACTTCATCCATCCGGCCGTCTTCGGCCTCGCCGCCGAAGAAACTGAGGCCGAACTGCTGCGCCTCGACCAGCTCGGGCGGCAGCTCCTCGAGCATCGACATGCAGCCCGAGACGTGAAAGCCGCCGATACAGACCGGCAGCCCCGCGGCGATAAATTCCTTCGCCATCTCCATCGTGCGGGGAAACTGGTTCGATTGGACGCCGACCAGGCCGATAAAGCCGCGTCCGCCCGCCTTTTCGATATTACGTGCGATCCGCTTCGGATCGACCTTGCTATGGATCTCGTCGAGCGTGTGCACATCGGCTTCCACGTCGCCCAGCGCGCCGCGCTCCAGCGCATCCTCTACGATGCCGGCCATGCAGGCGAGCGAGTTGGACGGCACGATCGACCGCCACCATTGCAGCGGATAGCCGTCGTCATGATAGCGCGTCGGCTTGATCAGATAGATTTGGAATCGTTCCCCCATGAGAGGAGGTTAAACCAAATCGCGCGATACTGCGAATGGCTTTTTTCTATCCGGCCGTCGCGGTCATTCTTTGCGTCTATCGGCGCATAGCGGCTTGCTTGCCTGCTTTTGGCGCACCGGCTATCGCCGGTTCGAGGGGTGAGAGATGACGAAAACCGGCTGGCAGAATTGGTCCGGCAGCGTTCATGCTACCCCGAGCCGGATCGCCGAACCGCGTAATGAGGCCGAACTTGCGCAGATCGTCACGGGCACTGACCGGGTGCGGGTCACCGGCGCCGGCCACAGTTTCATGCCCTTGTGCGAGACGGACGGCACACTGATCCGGCTGGATCGGATGGAAGGCGAACTGGACATCGCCGCCGACGGTGCGACGGCTTGGGCGCCGGCTGGCTGGAGCCTCGCCCGGCTGACCGAAAGGCTGTGGGAGGCAGGCTATTCGTTCCTCAATCAGGGCGATGTGAACCCGCAATCGCTGGCGGGTGCCATCTCGACCGGCACGCACGGCACCGGCGCCGCGCTCGGCAGTCTGTCGACAATCGCCCGGGGTTTTCGCCTGATGCTCGCCGACGGCAGCACGATCACCTGCGACGCCGACGAGAACGGCGAAATATTCGAGGCCCAGCGTCTGTCGCTCGGCCTGCTCGGCATCGCCCTTGCGATCAGGATCGAGATCGTTCCGGCCTATCACCTGGTCGAAGATATTCGCGCGGTCCGGCTGGCCGAGCTTACCGAGCAATGGGACGACCTTGCCGACGAGTATCGCCATGTCGAATTCTGGGTCTTCCCCTATTCGGACATGGCGATCCTCAAGACGCTCGAACCCTGCGACCCCTGCGATCCGCCGGAGAAGCAAAGCGACATGGCTGAGAAAGCCTTCGCTTCATATTGCAAGACGGTGCGGCGCGTCCCGAAGCTCGCTGCCTCGCTCCAGCGCCAGATCATGAAGGGCGTCAAGCCCGCCGAGCGCCGCGGCCCGGCCTATCGGATCTTCCCGTCCGAACGGAATGTCCGGTTCGAGGAAATAGAACACCAGTTGCCGCGCGCCAACGGTTTCGCCGCGCTTGCCGAGGTAATCGACTGGATCCGCACGAACAAACTGCCGGTGAGCTTTCCGTTCGAATTTCGCCTGGTGGCGGGCGACGATATCTGGATGAGCCCTTTCAATGCCGGTCCCTGCGCCTCGATCTCGATGCATCAATATGCCGAGATGCCGTGGCGCGAGATTTTCGCCGACGCCGAACCGATCTTCCGCGAGCATGGCGGGCGGCCGCATTGGGCCAAGCGGCACACGCTGCGCTTCGACGATCTGAGCGCGCTCTATCCGAAAACCGAAGACTTCCGGGCCGTCTGCCGGGAGGTCGATCCACAGGGCAAGTTCGCGAACGCGCATCTGGCCGCGCTGTTCAGGCTGGGAGAATGACCGCAATGCCCGCCTCTTCCGAAAACAGTCACCTGATC
Coding sequences within it:
- a CDS encoding peptidoglycan recognition protein family protein; its protein translation is MSYTLTWLAETLEDAGLKVAEQTGWRTRGRGDVGRIRGVMCHHTAGPARGVMPSLNVITHGRRDLAGPLSQLGLGRDGTYFVIAAGRANHAGRGKWQGVTSGNRSFIGIEAENRGIASDPWPAVQIDAYRRGVAAILRKIGADASWCCGHKEYALPRGRKPDPSFDMDPFRRDVAAILAGLAAPPSLIPAADAHDHPTVRRGSRGAPVEALQTILGLEPDGIFGPLTEAAVREFQREHDLVPDGIVGPLTWAALDPRD
- a CDS encoding outer membrane protein, encoding MKTIAPIIAFAAAPLAAVPAQAQSIPFVPDIYMGLEAGTGERSASRFGEPGDIVASDESNGVDYGAFVGVELPAFPLGYMAVEANVGDSTGETTALVRDGATDREVTTQARFNWSATARLGLAPLPGFAAYGIAGYGGEQIDITVTDVATGTQFERDDSMDGIIYGLGARYMVGTDVGIRAEYRHREASGAYDPEQFMIGAFVSF
- a CDS encoding B12-binding domain-containing radical SAM protein, which produces MGERFQIYLIKPTRYHDDGYPLQWWRSIVPSNSLACMAGIVEDALERGALGDVEADVHTLDEIHSKVDPKRIARNIEKAGGRGFIGLVGVQSNQFPRTMEMAKEFIAAGLPVCIGGFHVSGCMSMLEELPPELVEAQQFGLSFFGGEAEDGRMDEVLRDAYAGELKPIYDWLDDTPNIAGAPIPFLPREQVEHNTNGFSSFDLGRGCPFECSFCTIINVQGRKSRFRTADDLEKIIRVNAAEGITRFVLTDDNFARNRNWESFADRLIELREKGFAIKLVIQVDTLAHRIPNFIEKCVKMGVNEIFVGLENVNADNLEAAKKRQNRVEEYREMFLMWKQHPVYIICGYIIGFPNDTYESIQRDIAVLKSELPIDSIYLNYLTPLPGSEDHKLAYEAGQWMDPDLNKYDLNHRVTHHPKMSDDEWERAYVDAHRSFYSWEHMETVIRRMAALGSNQKKMTVNRLTAYREAVRITGVAKFESGYMRIYRRKQRRPGYRIENPLIFYPKYVAKNLYITLAVAKTYVRLRRMMKRIITDPARFDYTDAAITDDKREVDILLTDTRSSDQAAIRRQHREEVESAAA
- a CDS encoding D-arabinono-1,4-lactone oxidase, whose protein sequence is MTKTGWQNWSGSVHATPSRIAEPRNEAELAQIVTGTDRVRVTGAGHSFMPLCETDGTLIRLDRMEGELDIAADGATAWAPAGWSLARLTERLWEAGYSFLNQGDVNPQSLAGAISTGTHGTGAALGSLSTIARGFRLMLADGSTITCDADENGEIFEAQRLSLGLLGIALAIRIEIVPAYHLVEDIRAVRLAELTEQWDDLADEYRHVEFWVFPYSDMAILKTLEPCDPCDPPEKQSDMAEKAFASYCKTVRRVPKLAASLQRQIMKGVKPAERRGPAYRIFPSERNVRFEEIEHQLPRANGFAALAEVIDWIRTNKLPVSFPFEFRLVAGDDIWMSPFNAGPCASISMHQYAEMPWREIFADAEPIFREHGGRPHWAKRHTLRFDDLSALYPKTEDFRAVCREVDPQGKFANAHLAALFRLGE